The following coding sequences are from one Capsicum annuum cultivar UCD-10X-F1 chromosome 3, UCD10Xv1.1, whole genome shotgun sequence window:
- the LOC107863347 gene encoding calcium-dependent protein kinase 26 yields MAVAISNSNTETSLYTCCCYKVANLSETILDANYSANLHDRYVLGEQLGWGQFGIIRTCSDKFTGEVLACKSIAKNRLVTQEDVRSVKLEIEIMTRLSGHPNVVDLKAVYEEEDNVHLVMELCAGGELFHQLERHGRFSEAEARVLFHDLMEVVMYCHHKGIVHRDLKPENILLATKGSSSPIKLADFGLATYIRPGQSLHGTVGSPFYIAPEVLAGGYNQAADIWSTGVILYILLSGIPPFWGKTKSKIFDAVRAADLRFPSDRWETISSSAKELIKGMLCTDPSQRLTTQQILDHAWVRDSLPHFNVPRLKVHSDEGSCCSSLMARNQDISFGTCSAVLIDVQSPRFTCKTSFSTLLTEQSTTSYGSAVFSFSSAGGSNGHDFASPVLTLPSFTFFGPNLVVDQGSYEVDLSVRASDVDLLHTDASVGKVLMLSDSPVSFEQVVRDKTAEVRKSGSNGSRTLGIQSRRNHTIGLGEFEQIDIVVTESVIRWASCTCLPTATSLKSSLVC; encoded by the exons ATGGCTGTTGCTATTAGCAACAGCAACACTGAAACATCACTTTATACATGTTGTTGCTATAAAGTTGCAAACTTGAGTGAGACTATTTTGGATGCAAATTATAGTGCTAATTTGCATGATCGTTACGTCCTTGGAGAACAACTGGGGTGGGGGCAGTTTGGGATAATCAGGACATGCTCTGATAAGTTCACTGGAGAGGTGTTGGCCTGTAAATCAATTGCTAAAAATAGATTGGTGACTCAGGAGGATGTGCGAAGTGtcaaacttgaaattgaaataatgaCCAGGCTTTCTGGCCACCCAAATGTTGTAGATCTCAAGGCGGTTTATGAGGAAGAAGATAATGTACATCTAGTAATGGAGCTTTGTGCTGGAGGAGAACTTTTTCACCAGCTGGAGAGGCATGGTAGATTTTCTGAGGCTGAGGCCAGGGTTCTCTTCCATGACCTAATGGAAGTGGTGATGTATTGTCATCATAAAGGCATTGTACACAGAGATCTTAAGCCAGAGAACATTCTCTTGGCTACAAAGGGTTCTTCTTCTCCGATAAAATTAGCTGATTTTGGTCTGGCAACGTACATCAGGCCAG GTCAAAGTTTGCATGGTACTGTTGGCAGCCCATTTTATATAGCTCCTGAGGTCCTCGCAGGAGGTTATAATCAAGCAGCTGATATCTGGAGCACTGGTGTTATTCTTTACATTCTTCTTAGCGGAATACCACCATTTTGGGGGAAGACAAAGTCAAAGATCTTTGATGCTGTCAGGGCAGCTGATTTGCGGTTTCCTTCTGATCGCTGGGAGACAATATCATCTTCGGCGAAAGAGTTGATCAAAGGAATGCTATGTACCGATCCTTCTCAGAGGCTTACAACTCAGCAAATTTTAG ATCATGCTTGGGTACgggatagcttaccacatttcaATGTACCACGCCTAAAAGTGCATTCAGATGAAGGCTCCTGCTGCTCTTCTCTTATGGCTCGGAATCAGGATATCAGTTTTGGCACATGTTCTGCCGTTTTAATTGATGTCCAATCGCCAAGATTCACGTGCAAGACATCATTTTCTACTTTATTAACCGAACAATCGACAACCTCCTATGGCTCCGCTGTATTCTCTTTCAGTAGTGCTGGTGGATCAAATGGCCATGACTTTGCTTCTCCTGTTCTAACACTGCCGAGTTTTACATTCTTCGGTCCGAATTTAGTTGTTGATCAAGGCAGTTATGAAGTTGATTTATCTGTTAGAGCATCTGATGTAGATTTACTTCATACAG ATGCCAGTGTGGGAAAGGTGCTTATGTTGTCAGACTCTCCTGTAAGCTTTGAGCAAGTGGTACGAGATAAGACAGCAGAAGTTAGAAAGAGTGGATCCAATGGATCTAGAACTCTCGGCATCCAGAGCAGGAGGAACCATACAATTGGTCTTGGTGAATTTGAACAGATTGATATTGTGGTGACTGAATCAGTTATCCGGTGGGCATCATGCACGTGTCTTCCTACCGCCACATCACTCAAGTCTTCTCTCGTCTGTTga